Proteins encoded together in one Megalops cyprinoides isolate fMegCyp1 chromosome 20, fMegCyp1.pri, whole genome shotgun sequence window:
- the si:ch73-14h1.2 gene encoding putative ferric-chelate reductase 1, with amino-acid sequence MCGSGVLLLVLVGGNALLGTVAYPHGAVTEACSAMVPKHGGSTSGTNSAPYKVISNSSIYSDGDEITVTLQADSTAFRGFLLQAREVGGSKPVGTFTVTGGEAQLLTCDGLAGSAVSHTSKQDKTTITATWKAPTDGNPKSIVFSCGVSGAASRVNPGQARAKPT; translated from the exons aTGTGTGGATCAGGAGTTCTCTTGCTGGTCTTGGTGGGTGGAAATGCCCTTCTCGGCACTGTCGCTTATCCACACGGTGCCGTTACAGAGGCATGTTCTGCCATGGTACCAAAACACGGCGGATCCACCTCTGGCACTAACTCTGCACCATATAAGGTCATTTCAAACAGCTCCATCTACAGTGACGGAGATGAAATCACAG TGACGCTCCAAGCGGATAGCACGGCATTCCGAGGGTTCTTGCTACAGGCACGGGAGGTGGGAGGAAGCAAGCCTGTTGGAACATTCACTGTCACCGGCGGCGAGGCCCAGCTTCTAACCTGCGATGGCTTGGCG GGTTCAGCGGTTAGTCATACGTCCAAACAAGATAAGACCACGATTACAGCCACATGGAAAGCACCGACCGATGGGAACCCGAAGAGCATCGTATTTAG CTGTGGAGTCTCAGGAGCTGCCTCTCGGGTCAACCCAGGCCAAGCCAGGGCCAAACCCACCTGA